The Streptomyces vietnamensis genome contains a region encoding:
- a CDS encoding conjugal transfer protein, whose amino-acid sequence MSPVGTGRRKPAAPAEPQPAAVQEPEAEKDAGWVGGWSTGAQANSAALLRWLVWGLIALGPLLGALAYLSVPTTSAAPAPKAAPTAPTASGGQGAAGFAVLFVAAYLSAGDGDEAKLAAYYPPAANLQLEGVSGQHRGEQLTVVRLRQTDTAVWSVTVAARVIGAQPSATPSAQPGVSPSPEADPVRYFQVPVATAPGAGGATAYTALAMPAEVAGPERAKSPELVYGAMRPALPSDPHTQAVTSFLTAYLTRAGAELDRYLAPGTRLAAPSPAPYSGIAVDQLAVEGETGGEPVVSVPGDGTTLRLLVTLRATGQDGVRLPLTYALTLKARAGRWEIASLDGAPAVTSPTPAPSASGSPGPATTPTA is encoded by the coding sequence ATGAGCCCCGTGGGCACCGGCCGACGGAAGCCGGCCGCACCGGCGGAGCCGCAGCCGGCGGCTGTCCAGGAGCCTGAGGCCGAGAAGGACGCCGGCTGGGTCGGGGGCTGGTCGACCGGCGCCCAGGCCAACTCGGCCGCGCTGCTGCGCTGGCTCGTCTGGGGCCTGATCGCGCTCGGGCCGCTCCTGGGCGCCCTCGCCTACCTGTCGGTGCCCACCACATCCGCGGCACCCGCCCCGAAGGCCGCACCGACCGCACCGACCGCGAGCGGCGGCCAAGGTGCGGCCGGCTTCGCGGTCCTCTTCGTCGCCGCCTACCTGTCCGCAGGCGACGGAGACGAGGCCAAGCTCGCCGCCTACTACCCGCCAGCTGCCAACCTCCAGCTCGAAGGAGTCTCCGGCCAGCACCGGGGCGAGCAGCTGACCGTCGTCCGGCTCCGTCAGACCGACACCGCCGTCTGGTCGGTCACGGTAGCGGCCCGCGTCATCGGCGCGCAGCCGTCGGCGACGCCGTCCGCCCAGCCAGGCGTTTCCCCGTCTCCGGAGGCCGACCCGGTGCGCTACTTCCAAGTGCCCGTGGCCACGGCGCCCGGCGCCGGGGGAGCGACCGCGTACACGGCGCTGGCGATGCCGGCCGAGGTCGCCGGGCCCGAGCGGGCCAAGTCACCGGAGCTGGTCTACGGCGCGATGCGCCCGGCTTTGCCGTCCGACCCGCACACCCAGGCGGTCACCAGCTTCCTGACGGCCTACCTCACCCGGGCCGGCGCCGAGCTCGACCGCTACCTCGCCCCCGGCACCCGCCTGGCCGCCCCGTCTCCGGCCCCGTACTCGGGCATCGCGGTGGACCAGCTCGCCGTCGAGGGCGAGACCGGCGGCGAACCGGTCGTCTCCGTTCCCGGCGACGGCACCACCCTGCGCCTGCTCGTCACCCTCCGTGCCACCGGCCAGGACGGGGTGCGGCTTCCGCTCACCTACGCCCTGACCCTCAAGGCCCGCGCCGGCCGCTGGGAGATCGCCAGCCTCGACGGCGCCCCCGCCGTCACCTCACCGACCCCGGCCCCGTCCGCCTCCGGCTCCCCGGGCCCGGCGACTACCCCCACCGCATAG